A single genomic interval of uncultured Desulfobacter sp. harbors:
- a CDS encoding ABC transporter permease — protein MNHPGGAGLVPSLAWADLKHEWVLSLCLFLAVAAVVGPLLLLFGLKNGTMETLRGRLLEDPRNREIRPMVSRSFTPQWLDQLKNNPKVDFLVPATRSISASVALIAKENKLVLEALPSAPGDPLLLENHARPPEKKECVLSLEAARKLSVQIGQTLELQVKRLKGRGFESGTTTLTVSGIVDPRATARVAAFFPLPLLEAVEAFKDGQAVPELGWQGKLPVAQPMFDGVILGLDQPMDPVLKVRLISGTGLSHVKALPESSRLETLGYPLTFRPHVYLLTTKTAVPGSVLITIANRLRGKHPLILPWVSPIDAILEKDQNISILAFPKQVAAEFAWSTLNIIGKNPRQIILPKNLNLPEQPILHLPEKSLEFPVQVQKNQFSQGAWALVPPDLAGILNLARKREVRWDAEKDRFILHRRGYAAFRMYAKSLDHVPDLKSELEGMGIPVHTEAERIRDLKELDRHLSMIFWLIALGGILGGAGALAASLYASVERKRKDLGVLGLIGFGRGSLLSFPLYQALFLSCGGLVLAFGFYLVMAGLINHLFSSQLSAGEHFCRLYLIHLAAAACGVVILGQIAAALAAFRVIAIDPAEALRDE, from the coding sequence ATGAATCACCCCGGTGGCGCAGGTCTTGTTCCAAGTCTTGCCTGGGCAGATTTAAAGCATGAATGGGTGCTAAGTCTTTGCCTGTTTCTGGCCGTTGCAGCCGTAGTCGGACCCTTGCTTCTGTTGTTTGGTTTAAAAAACGGTACCATGGAAACCTTGCGGGGAAGGTTGCTTGAAGATCCCCGCAACCGTGAAATCCGACCCATGGTCTCCCGCTCCTTTACCCCCCAATGGCTGGATCAGTTAAAGAATAACCCCAAAGTTGACTTTCTGGTGCCGGCCACCCGAAGTATTTCCGCCAGTGTGGCCTTGATTGCAAAGGAAAATAAACTGGTGCTGGAAGCCTTGCCCTCTGCGCCGGGGGACCCATTGCTGCTGGAAAACCATGCCAGGCCACCTGAAAAAAAAGAGTGTGTCCTCTCTTTGGAGGCGGCGCGAAAACTCTCCGTGCAAATCGGTCAGACGTTAGAACTTCAGGTGAAACGCCTGAAGGGCAGGGGTTTTGAAAGCGGCACCACTACGCTCACCGTGTCCGGCATTGTCGATCCCAGGGCCACAGCCCGGGTGGCGGCTTTTTTTCCTTTACCCCTTCTGGAAGCCGTGGAGGCGTTCAAGGACGGTCAGGCCGTGCCCGAACTGGGCTGGCAAGGCAAGCTTCCTGTGGCACAACCCATGTTTGACGGCGTGATACTCGGCCTTGACCAGCCCATGGACCCGGTGCTCAAGGTCCGCCTGATTTCGGGCACGGGTTTAAGTCATGTCAAGGCCCTGCCGGAAAGCAGCCGCTTGGAGACCCTGGGTTATCCCTTAACTTTTAGGCCCCATGTTTATCTGCTCACCACAAAAACGGCCGTGCCCGGTTCCGTGTTGATAACCATAGCCAACCGGCTGCGGGGGAAACACCCCTTGATTCTGCCTTGGGTATCACCCATTGACGCCATACTTGAAAAGGATCAGAACATATCTATTTTAGCGTTTCCAAAGCAGGTCGCAGCGGAATTTGCCTGGAGTACTTTGAATATAATTGGGAAGAATCCAAGACAAATCATACTGCCTAAAAATTTGAACCTGCCTGAACAACCGATTCTTCATCTTCCTGAAAAAAGCCTTGAATTTCCGGTTCAGGTTCAGAAAAATCAATTTTCACAAGGTGCCTGGGCCCTGGTGCCCCCGGATTTGGCCGGAATTTTGAATCTGGCCCGGAAACGGGAAGTTCGCTGGGATGCTGAAAAAGACCGGTTTATCCTCCACCGCCGGGGATATGCGGCATTCAGAATGTACGCAAAGAGCCTGGACCATGTCCCGGACCTGAAGTCGGAACTGGAGGGTATGGGTATTCCGGTGCACACCGAAGCCGAACGTATCCGGGATCTCAAGGAGCTGGACAGACATCTTTCCATGATATTCTGGCTCATTGCCCTGGGCGGCATCCTGGGCGGTGCCGGTGCCCTGGCCGCAAGTCTTTATGCCTCGGTGGAGCGCAAGCGAAAGGATTTAGGGGTACTCGGGCTCATTGGCTTTGGCCGGGGCAGCCTTTTAAGCTTCCCCCTTTACCAGGCCCTGTTTCTCTCCTGTGGGGGACTTGTCCTGGCATTCGGCTTTTACCTGGTCATGGCCGGATTGATCAACCATCTTTTTTCCTCCCAGCTTTCGGCAGGGGAACATTTCTGCCGCCTTTATCTAATCCACCTGGCAGCTGCGGCCTGCGGTGTGGTGATCCTGGGACAAATTGCCGCTGCACTGGCAGCTTTCCGGGTCATCGCCATTGATCCGGCCGAGGCCTTAAGAGATGAATAA
- a CDS encoding SUMF1/EgtB/PvdO family nonheme iron enzyme, which produces MNRCLVKFLFFIVVFTMGYATAAWGGNDNPNPLDGDFILPLPGKRHMVFRPVFMGQGDTPFAQKSFRMGDPDGGYKEHPTEVSLSGSFIGDGKSGRDWLFYLGKYEVTQGQWAAVMSLPAPEAKADAKPVTGISWFEAQAFLDKLNLWLFANALDKLPKSGSSPGFLRLPTEAEWEFAARGGAAVSADLFDRRVPYTGALSKYEWFEGPKSSHGKLKSAGLLAPNPIGLHDMLGNVTEMTQGLYMIEYYQGRPGGFVARGGHFLSSQKNLRSSLRTEEPFYMARGSQPPKPNQKATMGFRPVFSAVVFVDRVAARSYADAWDAYRTGAGADTPAAVSTAPTIQKTQANTDQAGEYLDRLEKMAAGHPDMKQDVNRLRSVIADIGFIQAKADAETAFAWFKIASERGFFIYLESRKLPTVHKLIDAARAGKRTAMVEKLETRLLEIEANISQAIENYTASLRQMDTLSIPARHTARERYLKFLLENDAAEQIRTAKLVAKHLDELSKTKRTTPDEWKKQLSTLGI; this is translated from the coding sequence ATGAATAGATGCCTGGTTAAGTTTTTGTTTTTTATTGTTGTTTTCACGATGGGGTATGCAACAGCCGCTTGGGGGGGAAACGACAATCCAAATCCTTTGGACGGCGATTTTATTCTGCCGTTGCCTGGCAAACGACACATGGTTTTCAGGCCCGTATTCATGGGACAGGGTGACACCCCTTTTGCCCAGAAAAGTTTTCGCATGGGGGACCCGGACGGCGGATACAAGGAGCACCCCACCGAGGTGAGCCTGAGCGGTTCGTTCATTGGCGACGGTAAATCGGGCAGAGACTGGCTCTTTTACCTTGGTAAATACGAGGTAACCCAGGGGCAGTGGGCGGCGGTTATGTCATTGCCCGCACCTGAGGCCAAGGCCGATGCAAAGCCTGTGACCGGCATCTCCTGGTTTGAGGCCCAGGCATTTTTAGATAAGCTGAATCTATGGCTTTTTGCCAATGCCTTGGACAAGCTGCCCAAATCCGGATCAAGCCCGGGATTTTTGCGCCTGCCCACGGAAGCGGAGTGGGAATTTGCGGCCCGGGGTGGGGCTGCCGTGTCTGCGGATCTGTTTGACCGCCGTGTACCTTACACCGGGGCGTTAAGCAAATACGAGTGGTTCGAGGGCCCCAAATCCAGCCACGGTAAATTGAAATCGGCTGGGCTGCTTGCCCCCAACCCTATCGGGCTTCACGATATGCTGGGCAATGTGACGGAGATGACCCAGGGCCTTTACATGATTGAATACTACCAGGGCCGGCCCGGCGGATTTGTGGCCAGGGGAGGGCATTTTCTTTCTTCACAGAAAAATTTGCGTTCAAGTTTGCGCACCGAAGAACCATTTTACATGGCTCGGGGTAGTCAACCGCCCAAACCCAACCAGAAAGCCACCATGGGGTTTCGGCCGGTTTTTTCTGCGGTGGTGTTTGTGGACCGCGTTGCCGCAAGATCCTATGCCGATGCCTGGGATGCTTACCGGACAGGGGCAGGGGCTGATACCCCGGCTGCCGTGAGCACCGCACCGACGATTCAGAAAACCCAGGCAAATACGGACCAGGCCGGTGAGTATCTGGACCGTCTGGAAAAAATGGCGGCCGGCCACCCGGATATGAAACAGGACGTGAATCGACTTCGCAGCGTGATTGCAGACATCGGCTTTATCCAGGCTAAGGCCGATGCCGAAACCGCTTTTGCCTGGTTTAAGATTGCTTCGGAGCGCGGATTTTTCATCTATCTTGAAAGCCGGAAACTGCCCACGGTGCATAAACTCATTGACGCGGCCAGGGCGGGTAAACGAACCGCCATGGTGGAAAAACTTGAAACCCGGCTTTTGGAAATTGAAGCCAATATCAGCCAGGCCATTGAGAACTACACTGCCTCTTTGCGTCAAATGGACACCTTAAGTATTCCCGCTCGGCATACCGCCCGGGAGCGGTATCTCAAATTTTTACTGGAAAACGATGCAGCCGAGCAGATCCGGACCGCAAAGCTGGTGGCAAAACACCTGGACGAGCTATCTAAAACCAAGCGTACCACCCCGGATGAGTGGAAAAAACAGTTGAGCACCCTGGGAATATAA